One window of the Perca fluviatilis chromosome 5, GENO_Pfluv_1.0, whole genome shotgun sequence genome contains the following:
- the LOC120559555 gene encoding uncharacterized protein LOC120559555 isoform X13, whose protein sequence is MPFPFQTCPGCCHMSMSRLLSHVQVVVTCPGCCHMSHVQAVVTCPCPGCCHMSMSRLLSHVQVVVTCPGCCHMSHVQAVVTCPCPGCCHMSMSRLLSHVQAAVTCHMSRLLSHVHVQVVVTCPGCCHMYRLLSHVQVVVTCPGCCHMSMLLSHVTCTGCCHMSRLLSHVQVVVTCPGCCHMSHVQAVVTCPCPGCCHMSRLLSHVTCPGCCHMSHVQVVVTCPGCCHMSHVQVVVTCPGCCHMSRLLSHVQVVVTCTGYCHMSMSRLLSYVQAVVTCPGCCHMYRLLSHVQVVVTCPGCCHMSRLLSHVQVIVTCPCPGCCHMSRLLSHVQVVVTCPGCCHMSRLLSHVQVVVTCPCPGCCHMSRLLSHVQVVVTCPGCCHMSMSRLLSHVQVVVTCTGGCHMSMSRLLSHVHVQAAVTCPGCCHMSMSRLLSHVHVQAVVTCPGCCHMYRLLSHITCTGCCHMYRLLSHVHVQVVVTCPGCCHMYRLLSHVHVQVVVTCPCPGCCHMSRLLSHVQVIVTCPGCCHMSRLLSHVQVVVTCPGCCHMSRLLSHVQVVVTCPGCCHMSRLLSHVQAVVTCPGCCHMSRLLSHVQPDVTCPCPGCCHMSRLLSHVQVVVTCPGCCHMYRLLSHVQVVVTYTGCCHMSMSRLLSHVHVQVVVTCPCPGCCHMSMSRLLSHVTCPGCCHMYRLLSHVQTVVTCTGCCHMYRLMSHVHVQVVVTCTGFSYFSPLALPMPHRSKGLPLVWCPTNTCVKG, encoded by the exons ATGCCTTTTCCATTTCAAACATGTCCAGGCTGCTGTCACATGTCCATGTCCAGGTTGTTGTCACATGTCCAGGTTGTTGTCACATGTCCAGGTTGTTGTCACATGTCACATGTACAGGCTGTTGTCACATGTCCATGTCCAGGTTGTTGTCACATGTCCATGTCCAGGTTGTTGTCACATGTCCAGGTTGTTGTCACATGTCCAGGTTGTTGTCACATGTCACATGTACAGGCTGTTGTCACATGTCCATGTCCAGGTTGTTGTCACATGTCCATGTCCAGGTTGTTGTCACATGTCCAGGCTGCTGTCACATGTCACATGTCCAGGTTGTTGTCACATGTCCATGTCCAGGTTGTTGTCACATGTCCAGGTTGTTGTCACATGTACAGGTTGTTGTCACATGTCCAGGTTGTTGTCACATGTCCAGGTTGTTGTCACATGTCCATGCTGCTGTCACATGTCACGTGTACAGGCTGTTGTCACATGTCCAGGTTGTTGTCACATGTCCAGGTTGTTGTCACATGTCCAGGTTGTTGTCACATGTCACATGTACAGGCTGTTGTCACATGTCCATGTCCAG GTTGTTGTCACATGTCCAGGCTGCTGTCACATGTCACATGTCCAGGTTGTTGTCACATGTCACATGTCCAGGTTGTTGTCACATGTCCAGGTTGTTGTCACATGTCACATGTCCAGGTTGTTGTCACATGTCCAGGCTGCTGTCAC ATGTCCAGGTTGTTGTCACATGTCCAGGTTGTTGTCACATGTACAGGTTATTGTCACATGTCCATGTCCAGGTTGTTGTCATATGTCCAGGCTGTTGTCACATGTCCAGGCTGTTGTCACATGTACAGGTTGTTGTCACATGTCCAGGTTGTTGTCACATGTCCAGGCTGCTGTCACATGTCCAGGCTGTTGTCACATGTCCAGGTTATTGTCACATGTCCATGTCCAGGCTGCTGTCACATGTCCAGGTTGTTGTCACATGTCCAGGTTGTTGTCACATGTCCAGGCTGCTGTCACATGTCCAGGTTGTTGTCACATGTCCAGGTTGTTGTCACATGTCCATGTCCAGGCTGCTGTCACATGTCCAGGTTGTTGTCACATGTCCAGGTTGTTGTCACATGTCCAGGTTGTTGTCACATGTCCATGTCCAGGCTGTTGTCACATGTTCAGGTTGTTGTCACATGTACAGGTGGTTGTCACATGTCCATGTCCAGGTTGTTGTCACATGTCCATGTCCAGGCTGCTGTCACATGTCCAGGTTGTTGTCACATGTCCATGTCCAGGTTGTTGTCACATGTCCATGTCCAGGCTGTTGTCACATGTCCAGGTTGTTGTCACATGTACAGGCTGTTGTCACATATCACATGTACAGGCTGTTGTCACATGTACAGGTTATTGTCACATGTCCATGTCCAGGTTGTTGTCACATGTCCAGGTTGTTGTCACATGTACAGGTTATTGTCACATGTCCATGTCCAGGTTGTTGTCACATGTCCATGTCCAGGTTGTTGTCACATGTCCAGGTTGTTGTCACATGTCCAGGTTATTGTCACATGTCCAGGTTGTTGTCACATGTCCAGGTTATTGTCACATGTCCAGGTTGTTGTCACATGTCCAGGTTGTTGTCACATGTCCAGGTTGTTGTCACATGTCCAGGTTGTTGTCACATGTCCAGGTTGTTGTCACATGTCCAGGTTGTTGTCACATGTACAGGCTGTTGTCACATGTCCAGGTTGTTGTCACATGTCCAGGTTGTTGTCACATGTACAGCCTGATGTCACATGTCCATGTCCAGGTTGTTGTCACATGTCCAGGTTATTGTCACATGTCCAAGTTGTTGTCACATGTCCAGGTTGTTGTCACATGTACAGGCTGCTGTCACATGTCCAGGTTGTTGTCACATATACAGGCTGTTGTCATATGTCCATGTCCAGGTTGTTGTCACATGTCCATGTCCAGGTTGTTGTCACATGTCCATGTCCAGGCTGCTGTCATATGTCCATGTCCAGGTTGTTGTCACATGTCACATGTCCAGGTTGTTGTCACATGTACAGGCTGTTGTCACATGTACAGACTGTTGTCACATGTACAGGCTGTTGTCACATGTACAGGCTGATGTCACATGTCCATGTCCAGGTTGTTGTCACATGTACAGGTTTTTCATATTTTAGCCCTTTGGCTCTTCCGATGCCTCACAGATCTAAAGGCCTTCCTCTCGTTTGGTGTCCAACGAACACATGTGTGAAAGGTTGA
- the LOC120559555 gene encoding uncharacterized protein LOC120559555 isoform X42 — protein sequence MPFPFQTCPGCCHMSMSRLLSHVQVVVTCPGCCHMSHVQAVVTCPCPGCCHMSMSRLLSHVQVVVTCPGCCHMSHVQAVVTCPCPGCCHMSMSRLLSHVQAAVTCPGCCHMSRLLSHVHVQVVVTCPCPGCCHMSRLLSHVQAAVTCHMSRLLSHVTCPGCCHMSRLLSHVTCPGCCHMSRLLSHVQVVVTCPGCCHMYRLLSHVHVQVVVICPGCCHMSRLLSHVQVVVTCPGCCHMSRLLSHVQVVVTCPGCCHMSRLLSHVQVVVTCPCPGCCHMSRLLSHVQVVVTCPGCCHMSMSRLLSHVQVVVTCTGGCHMSMSRLLSHVHVQAAVTCPGCCHMSMSRLLSHVHVQAVVTCPGCCHMYRLLSHITCTGCCHMYRLLSHVHVQVVVTCPGCCHMYRLLSHVHVQVVVTCPCPGCCHMSRLLSHVQVIVTCPGCCHMSRLLSHVQVVVTCPGCCHMSRLLSHVQVVVTCPGCCHMSRLLSHVQAVVTCPGCCHMSRLLSHVQPDVTCPCPGCCHMSRLLSHVQVVVTCPGCCHMYRLLSHVQVVVTYTGCCHMSMSRLLSHVHVQVVVTCPCPGCCHMSMSRLLSHVTCPGCCHMYRLLSHVQTVVTCTGCCHMYRLMSHVHVQVVVTCTGFSYFSPLALPMPHRSKGLPLVWCPTNTCVKG from the exons ATGCCTTTTCCATTTCAAACATGTCCAGGCTGCTGTCACATGTCCATGTCCAGGTTGTTGTCACATGTCCAGGTTGTTGTCACATGTCCAGGTTGTTGTCACATGTCACATGTACAGGCTGTTGTCACATGTCCATGTCCAGGTTGTTGTCACATGTCCATGTCCAGGTTGTTGTCACATGTCCAGGTTGTTGTCACATGTCCAGGTTGTTGTCACATGTCACATGTACAGGCTGTTGTCACATGTCCATGTCCAGGTTGTTGTCACATGTCCATGTCCAGGTTGTTGTCACATGTCCAGGCTGCTGTCACAT GTCCAGGTTGTTGTCACATGTCCAGGTTGTTGTCACATGTCCATGTCCAGGTTGTTGTCACATGTCCATGTCCAGGTTGTTGTCACATGTCCAGGTTGTTGTCACATGTCCAGGCTGCTGTCACATGTCACATGTCCAGGTTGTTGTCACATGTCACATGTCCAGGTTGTTGTCACATGTCCAGGTTGTTGTCACATGTCACATGTCCAGGTTGTTGTCACATGTCCAGGCTGCTGTCAC ATGTCCAGGTTGTTGTCACATGTCCAGGTTGTTGTCACATGTACAGGTTATTGTCACATGTCCATGTCCAGGTTGTTGTCATATGTCCAGGCTGTTGTCACATGTCCAGGCTGTTGTCACATGTACAGGTTGTTGTCACATGTCCAG GCTGCTGTCACATGTCCAGGTTGTTGTCACATGTCCAGGTTGTTGTCACATGTCCAGGCTGCTGTCACATGTCCAGGTTGTTGTCACATGTCCAGGTTGTTGTCACATGTCCATGTCCAGGCTGCTGTCACATGTCCAGGTTGTTGTCACATGTCCAGGTTGTTGTCACATGTCCAGGTTGTTGTCACATGTCCATGTCCAGGCTGTTGTCACATGTTCAGGTTGTTGTCACATGTACAGGTGGTTGTCACATGTCCATGTCCAGGTTGTTGTCACATGTCCATGTCCAGGCTGCTGTCACATGTCCAGGTTGTTGTCACATGTCCATGTCCAGGTTGTTGTCACATGTCCATGTCCAGGCTGTTGTCACATGTCCAGGTTGTTGTCACATGTACAGGCTGTTGTCACATATCACATGTACAGGCTGTTGTCACATGTACAGGTTATTGTCACATGTCCATGTCCAGGTTGTTGTCACATGTCCAGGTTGTTGTCACATGTACAGGTTATTGTCACATGTCCATGTCCAGGTTGTTGTCACATGTCCATGTCCAGGTTGTTGTCACATGTCCAGGTTGTTGTCACATGTCCAGGTTATTGTCACATGTCCAGGTTGTTGTCACATGTCCAGGTTATTGTCACATGTCCAGGTTGTTGTCACATGTCCAGGTTGTTGTCACATGTCCAGGTTGTTGTCACATGTCCAGGTTGTTGTCACATGTCCAGGTTGTTGTCACATGTCCAGGTTGTTGTCACATGTACAGGCTGTTGTCACATGTCCAGGTTGTTGTCACATGTCCAGGTTGTTGTCACATGTACAGCCTGATGTCACATGTCCATGTCCAGGTTGTTGTCACATGTCCAGGTTATTGTCACATGTCCAAGTTGTTGTCACATGTCCAGGTTGTTGTCACATGTACAGGCTGCTGTCACATGTCCAGGTTGTTGTCACATATACAGGCTGTTGTCATATGTCCATGTCCAGGTTGTTGTCACATGTCCATGTCCAGGTTGTTGTCACATGTCCATGTCCAGGCTGCTGTCATATGTCCATGTCCAGGTTGTTGTCACATGTCACATGTCCAGGTTGTTGTCACATGTACAGGCTGTTGTCACATGTACAGACTGTTGTCACATGTACAGGCTGTTGTCACATGTACAGGCTGATGTCACATGTCCATGTCCAGGTTGTTGTCACATGTACAGGTTTTTCATATTTTAGCCCTTTGGCTCTTCCGATGCCTCACAGATCTAAAGGCCTTCCTCTCGTTTGGTGTCCAACGAACACATGTGTGAAAGGTTGA
- the LOC120559555 gene encoding uncharacterized protein LOC120559555 isoform X38 yields the protein MPFPFQTCPGCCHMSMSRLLSHVQVVVTCPGCCHMSHVQAVVTCPCPGCCHMSMSRLLSHVQVVVTCPGCCHMSHVQAVVTCPCPGCCHMSMSRLLSHVQAAVTCHMSRLLSHVHVQVVVTCPGCCHMYRLLSHVQVVVTCPGCCHMSMLLSHVTCTGCCHMSRLLSHVQVVVTCPGCCHMSHVQAVVTCPCPGCCHMSRLLSHVHVQVVVTCPGCCHMSRLLSHVQVVVTCPCPGCCHMSMSRLLSHVQVVVTCPGCCHMSHVQVVVTCHMSRLLSHVQVVVTCHMSRLLSHVQAAVTCPGCCHMSRLLSHVQVIVTCPCPGCCHMSMSRLLSHVQVVVTCPGCCHMSMSRLLSHVQVVVTCPCPGCCHMSMSRLLSHVQVVVTCTGCCHISHVQAVVTCTGYCHMSMSRLLSHVHVQVVVTCPCPGCCHMSRLLSHVQVIVTCPGCCHMSRLLSHVQVVVTCPGCCHMSRLLSHVQVVVTCPGCCHMSRLLSHVQAVVTCPGCCHMSRLLSHVQPDVTCPCPGCCHMSRLLSHVQVVVTCPGCCHMYRLLSHVQVVVTYTGCCHMSMSRLLSHVHVQVVVTCPCPGCCHMSMSRLLSHVTCPGCCHMYRLLSHVQTVVTCTGCCHMYRLMSHVHVQVVVTCTGFSYFSPLALPMPHRSKGLPLVWCPTNTCVKG from the exons ATGCCTTTTCCATTTCAAACATGTCCAGGCTGCTGTCACATGTCCATGTCCAGGTTGTTGTCACATGTCCAGGTTGTTGTCACATGTCCAGGTTGTTGTCACATGTCACATGTACAGGCTGTTGTCACATGTCCATGTCCAGGTTGTTGTCACATGTCCATGTCCAGGTTGTTGTCACATGTCCAGGTTGTTGTCACATGTCCAGGTTGTTGTCACATGTCACATGTACAGGCTGTTGTCACATGTCCATGTCCAGGTTGTTGTCACATGTCCATGTCCAGGTTGTTGTCACATGTCCAGGCTGCTGTCACATGTCACATGTCCAGGTTGTTGTCACATGTCCATGTCCAGGTTGTTGTCACATGTCCAGGTTGTTGTCACATGTACAGGTTGTTGTCACATGTCCAGGTTGTTGTCACATGTCCAGGTTGTTGTCACATGTCCATGCTGCTGTCACATGTCACGTGTACAGGCTGTTGTCACATGTCCAGGTTGTTGTCACATGTCCAGGTTGTTGTCACATGTCCAGGTTGTTGTCACATGTCACATGTACAGGCTGTTGTCACATGTCCATGTCCAGGTTGTTGTCACATGTCCAGGTTGTTGTCACATGTCCATGTCCAGGTTGTTGTCACATGTCCAGGCTGCTGTCACAT GTCCAGGTTGTTGTCACATGTCCAGGTTGTTGTCACATGTCCATGTCCAGGTTGTTGTCACATGTCCATGTCCAGGTTGTTGTCACATGTCCAGGTTGTTGTCACATGTCCAGGCTGCTGTCACATGTCACATGTCCAGGTTGTTGTCACATGTCACATGTCCAGGTTGTTGTCACATGTCCAGGTTGTTGTCACATGTCACATGTCCAGGTTGTTGTCACATGTCCAGGCTGCTGTCAC ATGTCCAGGTTGTTGTCACATGTCCAGGTTGTTGTCACATGTACAGGTTATTGTCACATGTCCATGTCCAG GTTGTTGTCACATGTCCATGTCCAGGCTGCTGTCACATGTCCAGGTTGTTGTCACATGTCCAG GTTGTTGTCACATGTCCATGTCCAGGCTGCTGTCACATGTCCAGGTTGTTGTCACATGTCCATGTCCAGGTTGTTGTCACATGTCCATGTCCAGGCTGTTGTCACATGTCCAGGTTGTTGTCACATGTACAGGCTGTTGTCACATATCACATGTACAGGCTGTTGTCACATGTACAGGTTATTGTCACATGTCCATGTCCAGGTTGTTGTCAC ATGTCCATGTCCAGGTTGTTGTCACATGTCCATGTCCAGGTTGTTGTCACATGTCCAGGTTGTTGTCACATGTCCAGGTTATTGTCACATGTCCAGGTTGTTGTCACATGTCCAGGTTATTGTCACATGTCCAGGTTGTTGTCACATGTCCAGGTTGTTGTCACATGTCCAGGTTGTTGTCACATGTCCAGGTTGTTGTCACATGTCCAGGTTGTTGTCACATGTCCAGGTTGTTGTCACATGTACAGGCTGTTGTCACATGTCCAGGTTGTTGTCACATGTCCAGGTTGTTGTCACATGTACAGCCTGATGTCACATGTCCATGTCCAGGTTGTTGTCACATGTCCAGGTTATTGTCACATGTCCAAGTTGTTGTCACATGTCCAGGTTGTTGTCACATGTACAGGCTGCTGTCACATGTCCAGGTTGTTGTCACATATACAGGCTGTTGTCATATGTCCATGTCCAGGTTGTTGTCACATGTCCATGTCCAGGTTGTTGTCACATGTCCATGTCCAGGCTGCTGTCATATGTCCATGTCCAGGTTGTTGTCACATGTCACATGTCCAGGTTGTTGTCACATGTACAGGCTGTTGTCACATGTACAGACTGTTGTCACATGTACAGGCTGTTGTCACATGTACAGGCTGATGTCACATGTCCATGTCCAGGTTGTTGTCACATGTACAGGTTTTTCATATTTTAGCCCTTTGGCTCTTCCGATGCCTCACAGATCTAAAGGCCTTCCTCTCGTTTGGTGTCCAACGAACACATGTGTGAAAGGTTGA
- the LOC120559555 gene encoding uncharacterized protein LOC120559555 isoform X19 — MPFPFQTCPGCCHMSMSRLLSHVQVVVTCPGCCHMSHVQAVVTCPCPGCCHMSMSRLLSHVQVVVTCPGCCHMSHVQAVVTCPCPGCCHMSMSRLLSHVQAAVTCHMSRLLSHVHVQVVVTCPGCCHMYRLLSHVQVVVTCPGCCHMSMLLSHVTCTGCCHMSRLLSHVQVVVTCPGCCHMSHVQAVVTCPCPGCCHMSRLLSHVHVQVVVTCPGCCHMSRLLSHVQVVVTCPCPGCCHMSMSRLLSHVQVVVTCPGCCHMSHVQVVVTCHMSRLLSHVQVVVTCHMSRLLSHVQAAVTCPGCCHMSRLLSHVHVQAAVTCPGCCHMSRLLSHVQAAVTCPGCCHMSRLLSHVHVQAAVTCPGCCHMSRLLSHVQVVVTCPCPGCCHMFRLLSHVQVVVTCPCPGCCHMSMSRLLSHVQVVVTCPCPGCCHMSMSRLLSHVQVVVTCTGCCHISHVQAVVTCTGYCHMSMSRLLSHVHVQVVVTCPCPGCCHMSRLLSHVQVIVTCPGCCHMSRLLSHVQVVVTCPGCCHMSRLLSHVQVVVTCPGCCHMSRLLSHVQAVVTCPGCCHMSRLLSHVQPDVTCPCPGCCHMSRLLSHVQVVVTCPGCCHMYRLLSHVQVVVTYTGCCHMSMSRLLSHVHVQVVVTCPCPGCCHMSMSRLLSHVTCPGCCHMYRLLSHVQTVVTCTGCCHMYRLMSHVHVQVVVTCTGFSYFSPLALPMPHRSKGLPLVWCPTNTCVKG, encoded by the exons ATGCCTTTTCCATTTCAAACATGTCCAGGCTGCTGTCACATGTCCATGTCCAGGTTGTTGTCACATGTCCAGGTTGTTGTCACATGTCCAGGTTGTTGTCACATGTCACATGTACAGGCTGTTGTCACATGTCCATGTCCAGGTTGTTGTCACATGTCCATGTCCAGGTTGTTGTCACATGTCCAGGTTGTTGTCACATGTCCAGGTTGTTGTCACATGTCACATGTACAGGCTGTTGTCACATGTCCATGTCCAGGTTGTTGTCACATGTCCATGTCCAGGTTGTTGTCACATGTCCAGGCTGCTGTCACATGTCACATGTCCAGGTTGTTGTCACATGTCCATGTCCAGGTTGTTGTCACATGTCCAGGTTGTTGTCACATGTACAGGTTGTTGTCACATGTCCAGGTTGTTGTCACATGTCCAGGTTGTTGTCACATGTCCATGCTGCTGTCACATGTCACGTGTACAGGCTGTTGTCACATGTCCAGGTTGTTGTCACATGTCCAGGTTGTTGTCACATGTCCAGGTTGTTGTCACATGTCACATGTACAGGCTGTTGTCACATGTCCATGTCCAGGTTGTTGTCACATGTCCAGGTTGTTGTCACATGTCCATGTCCAGGTTGTTGTCACATGTCCAGGCTGCTGTCACAT GTCCAGGTTGTTGTCACATGTCCAGGTTGTTGTCACATGTCCATGTCCAGGTTGTTGTCACATGTCCATGTCCAGGTTGTTGTCACATGTCCAGGTTGTTGTCACATGTCCAGGCTGCTGTCACATGTCACATGTCCAGGTTGTTGTCACATGTCACATGTCCAGGTTGTTGTCACATGTCCAGGTTGTTGTCACATGTCAC ATGTCCAGGTTGTTGTCACATGTCCAGGCTGCTGTCACATGTCCAGGCTGTTGTCACATGTCCAGGTTATTGTCACATGTCCATGTCCAGGCTGCTGTCACATGTCCAGGTTGTTGTCACATGTCCAGGTTGTTGTCACATGTCCAGGCTGCTGTCACATGTCCAGGTTGTTGTCACATGTCCAGGTTGTTGTCACATGTCCATGTCCAGGCTGCTGTCACATGTCCAGGTTGTTGTCACATGTCCAGGTTGTTGTCACATGTCCAGGTTGTTGTCACATGTCCATGTCCAGGCTGTTGTCACATGTTCAGGTTGTTGTCACATGTACAGGTGGTTGTCACATGTCCATGTCCAGGTTGTTGTCACATGTCCATGTCCAGGCTGCTGTCACATGTCCAGGTTGTTGTCACATGTCCATGTCCAGGTTGTTGTCACATGTCCATGTCCAGGCTGTTGTCACATGTCCAGGTTGTTGTCACATGTACAGGCTGTTGTCACATATCACATGTACAGGCTGTTGTCACATGTACAGGTTATTGTCACATGTCCATGTCCAGGTTGTTGTCAC ATGTCCATGTCCAGGTTGTTGTCACATGTCCATGTCCAGGTTGTTGTCACATGTCCAGGTTGTTGTCACATGTCCAGGTTATTGTCACATGTCCAGGTTGTTGTCACATGTCCAGGTTATTGTCACATGTCCAGGTTGTTGTCACATGTCCAGGTTGTTGTCACATGTCCAGGTTGTTGTCACATGTCCAGGTTGTTGTCACATGTCCAGGTTGTTGTCACATGTCCAGGTTGTTGTCACATGTACAGGCTGTTGTCACATGTCCAGGTTGTTGTCACATGTCCAGGTTGTTGTCACATGTACAGCCTGATGTCACATGTCCATGTCCAGGTTGTTGTCACATGTCCAGGTTATTGTCACATGTCCAAGTTGTTGTCACATGTCCAGGTTGTTGTCACATGTACAGGCTGCTGTCACATGTCCAGGTTGTTGTCACATATACAGGCTGTTGTCATATGTCCATGTCCAGGTTGTTGTCACATGTCCATGTCCAGGTTGTTGTCACATGTCCATGTCCAGGCTGCTGTCATATGTCCATGTCCAGGTTGTTGTCACATGTCACATGTCCAGGTTGTTGTCACATGTACAGGCTGTTGTCACATGTACAGACTGTTGTCACATGTACAGGCTGTTGTCACATGTACAGGCTGATGTCACATGTCCATGTCCAGGTTGTTGTCACATGTACAGGTTTTTCATATTTTAGCCCTTTGGCTCTTCCGATGCCTCACAGATCTAAAGGCCTTCCTCTCGTTTGGTGTCCAACGAACACATGTGTGAAAGGTTGA
- the LOC120559555 gene encoding uncharacterized protein LOC120559555 isoform X20: protein MPFPFQTCPGCCHMSMSRLLSHVQVVVTCPGCCHMSHVQAVVTCPCPGCCHMSMSRLLSHVQVVVTCPGCCHMSHVQAVVTCPCPGCCHMSMSRLLSHVQAAVTCHMSRLLSHVHVQVVVTCPGCCHMYRLLSHVQVVVTCPGCCHMSMLLSHVTCTGCCHMSRLLSHVQVVVTCPGCCHMSHVQAVVTCPCPGCCHMSRLLSHVHVQVVVTCPGCCHMSRLLSHVQVVVTCPCPGCCHMSMSRLLSHVQVVVTCPGCCHMSHVQVVVTCHMSRLLSHVQVVVTCHMSRLLSHVQAAVTCPGCCHMSRLLSHVQVIVTCPCPGCCHMSRLLSHVQAVVTCTGCCHMSRLLSHVQVVVTCPGCCHMSRLLSHVQVVVTCPGCCHMSMSRLLSHVQVVVTCPGCCHMSMSRLLSHVQVVVTCPCPGCCHMSMSRLLSHVQVVVTCTGCCHISHVQAVVTCTGYCHMSMSRLLSHVHVQVVVTCPCPGCCHMSRLLSHVQVIVTCPGCCHMSRLLSHVQVVVTCPGCCHMSRLLSHVQVVVTCPGCCHMSRLLSHVQAVVTCPGCCHMSRLLSHVQPDVTCPCPGCCHMSRLLSHVQVVVTCPGCCHMYRLLSHVQVVVTYTGCCHMSMSRLLSHVHVQVVVTCPCPGCCHMSMSRLLSHVTCPGCCHMYRLLSHVQTVVTCTGCCHMYRLMSHVHVQVVVTCTGFSYFSPLALPMPHRSKGLPLVWCPTNTCVKG, encoded by the exons ATGCCTTTTCCATTTCAAACATGTCCAGGCTGCTGTCACATGTCCATGTCCAGGTTGTTGTCACATGTCCAGGTTGTTGTCACATGTCCAGGTTGTTGTCACATGTCACATGTACAGGCTGTTGTCACATGTCCATGTCCAGGTTGTTGTCACATGTCCATGTCCAGGTTGTTGTCACATGTCCAGGTTGTTGTCACATGTCCAGGTTGTTGTCACATGTCACATGTACAGGCTGTTGTCACATGTCCATGTCCAGGTTGTTGTCACATGTCCATGTCCAGGTTGTTGTCACATGTCCAGGCTGCTGTCACATGTCACATGTCCAGGTTGTTGTCACATGTCCATGTCCAGGTTGTTGTCACATGTCCAGGTTGTTGTCACATGTACAGGTTGTTGTCACATGTCCAGGTTGTTGTCACATGTCCAGGTTGTTGTCACATGTCCATGCTGCTGTCACATGTCACGTGTACAGGCTGTTGTCACATGTCCAGGTTGTTGTCACATGTCCAGGTTGTTGTCACATGTCCAGGTTGTTGTCACATGTCACATGTACAGGCTGTTGTCACATGTCCATGTCCAGGTTGTTGTCACATGTCCAGGTTGTTGTCACATGTCCATGTCCAGGTTGTTGTCACATGTCCAGGCTGCTGTCACAT GTCCAGGTTGTTGTCACATGTCCAGGTTGTTGTCACATGTCCATGTCCAGGTTGTTGTCACATGTCCATGTCCAGGTTGTTGTCACATGTCCAGGTTGTTGTCACATGTCCAGGCTGCTGTCACATGTCACATGTCCAGGTTGTTGTCACATGTCACATGTCCAGGTTGTTGTCACATGTCCAGGTTGTTGTCACATGTCACATGTCCAGGTTGTTGTCACATGTCCAGGCTGCTGTCAC ATGTCCAGGTTGTTGTCACATGTCCAGGTTGTTGTCACATGTACAGGTTATTGTCACATGTCCATGTCCAGGTTGTTGTCATATGTCCAGGCTGTTGTCACATGTCCAGGCTGTTGTCACATGTACAGGTTGTTGTCACATGTCCAG GCTGCTGTCACATGTCCAGGTTGTTGTCACATGTCCAGGTTGTTGTCACATGTCCAGGCTGCTGTCACATGTCCAGGTTGTTGTCACATGTCCAGGTTGTTGTCACATGTCCATGTCCAGGCTGCTGTCACATGTCCAGGTTGTTGTCACATGTCCAGGTTGTTGTCAC ATGTCCATGTCCAGGCTGCTGTCACATGTCCAGGTTGTTGTCACATGTCCATGTCCAGGTTGTTGTCACATGTCCATGTCCAGGCTGTTGTCACATGTCCAGGTTGTTGTCACATGTACAGGCTGTTGTCACATATCACATGTACAGGCTGTTGTCACATGTACAGGTTATTGTCACATGTCCATGTCCAGGTTGTTGTCAC ATGTCCATGTCCAGGTTGTTGTCACATGTCCATGTCCAGGTTGTTGTCACATGTCCAGGTTGTTGTCACATGTCCAGGTTATTGTCACATGTCCAGGTTGTTGTCACATGTCCAGGTTATTGTCACATGTCCAGGTTGTTGTCACATGTCCAGGTTGTTGTCACATGTCCAGGTTGTTGTCACATGTCCAGGTTGTTGTCACATGTCCAGGTTGTTGTCACATGTCCAGGTTGTTGTCACATGTACAGGCTGTTGTCACATGTCCAGGTTGTTGTCACATGTCCAGGTTGTTGTCACATGTACAGCCTGATGTCACATGTCCATGTCCAGGTTGTTGTCACATGTCCAGGTTATTGTCACATGTCCAAGTTGTTGTCACATGTCCAGGTTGTTGTCACATGTACAGGCTGCTGTCACATGTCCAGGTTGTTGTCACATATACAGGCTGTTGTCATATGTCCATGTCCAGGTTGTTGTCACATGTCCATGTCCAGGTTGTTGTCACATGTCCATGTCCAGGCTGCTGTCATATGTCCATGTCCAGGTTGTTGTCACATGTCACATGTCCAGGTTGTTGTCACATGTACAGGCTGTTGTCACATGTACAGACTGTTGTCACATGTACAGGCTGTTGTCACATGTACAGGCTGATGTCACATGTCCATGTCCAGGTTGTTGTCACATGTACAGGTTTTTCATATTTTAGCCCTTTGGCTCTTCCGATGCCTCACAGATCTAAAGGCCTTCCTCTCGTTTGGTGTCCAACGAACACATGTGTGAAAGGTTGA